The following is a genomic window from Daphnia magna isolate NIES linkage group LG4, ASM2063170v1.1, whole genome shotgun sequence.
CACGCCTTCGTGCCAAATGCCAATACATTAACATCTTATCCAAATAATGCACTTGTAGGGTTTGTGAGGGCAGCAATAAATTTCCTAGATAAAACATTAAATATGCTTAACtaagccaaagaaaaaattgtagtTGCCACTTTCCACAGTAAGAAAAATCAGCAACCTTAACCACACGAGTATGCTCTTCAAAAAACGTCGGTTTATTTTCCACCTTGAGTTTACAAGCGCGAGAAGTATTTGCGAACCTTAAGCAATTTCTTTTATGACTTCCTCTACTTGCTCTTTTGAATACATATGGAAGGGTTGGTCAGGTGTAACAGCTGCAACTTCAACATTGGTTGAGCTCAACTTTTCTTCCATTACTTGCTTCAAAATGGTCAAGGCAGTCTTCATTGCTGATTTAAGAGTTAAAGACtacaacacaaaaaagaatgttagtttttctaagaaaaaaaaaaaaattcaactgtCCATCATACTTTGTTATATGCCTCCTGGAGTGACTGTTGAGCACCCTCACTGCCTGACCCAATAGCTTTAGCATCATACTGGACATAAGTTCCTGAAGGATCCATGTGAAATAACTGAGGTCCTTTCTCATCAATCCCAGCAAATAGGATAGCTACGCCAAAAGGCCTAGACAATTAATAGTTGAGGTATAAACAAATACAGTTTCAAAATtaggatatttttttttatggaacCTTGACATGGCATTTCCATCATCATCTGAATCTCCAAACTGTATTGCTAGATTGGAGACTGCCTGGGCAACAGATTCAACACTCATTTTTTCATCATAAGTGAACCAATGATTTTGAGCTTCAACACGGGCACGATCTACCATAGTTCGAGAATCTGCCATAAGGCCACTCACAGCACATCCTAttaagtgaaaaaaaaattgtaaaaggaAATTATCACaattaatatataatatttacCAATATGTTTATCAATTTCAACAATCTTTTCAATAGTTGTTGGTTCCATGAGGGGTGAGG
Proteins encoded in this region:
- the LOC116921460 gene encoding proteasome subunit alpha type-5, which gives rise to MFLTRSEYDRGVNTFSPEGRLFQVEYAIEAIKLGSTAIGIQTSEGVVLAVEKRITSPLMEPTTIEKIVEIDKHIGCAVSGLMADSRTMVDRARVEAQNHWFTYDEKMSVESVAQAVSNLAIQFGDSDDDGNAMSRPFGVAILFAGIDEKGPQLFHMDPSGTYVQYDAKAIGSGSEGAQQSLQEAYNKSLTLKSAMKTALTILKQVMEEKLSSTNVEVAAVTPDQPFHMYSKEQVEEVIKEIA